DNA sequence from the Rhizoctonia solani chromosome 10, complete sequence genome:
GAGTAGGAGGGTATTTGAGAATCCCCTGTGTAGCGGGTGGTTAATAGAAGACGTGAATCGGATGAAGAGGCCCATACCAGACGATTGTAGCTACCAGTGCTCCCGAGAGTACGAAATCACGGATAACCATCAATAAAGCGAGCTTTACAATCTCGAATGGTGTGAGAGAGTACACAAGCCCCCACGCAACGGCCGACACTATCCCCAAATTAATCTCCAAAATGATTCATATTTCAGCTAGTGACGCACCACACAATGCGGCAGACACAAGCCATAGAATCGCAGGATCATCGCGCGCCCATGTATTTTTTGTTTCTAATCTCGGCAATAAATTCCTTGAAAGGGTAAAGGAATAGAAACCACGTACGTTTGTGAAAATACACATTCTTATATCTGCCTCAATAAGCTCGGTACCCACTACGACAAGAATAATACGTACTCACACCCTCCGCGGCGCAACGCACAAATAAGTCAGTTGCCAAGCCGCCAACTCGAAATCCTATATATAATCGCATTAATCGCACTATTAGATAGAGATAAGATTAAAGACGTGCCATTTGTGAAAATTTGAACAACCGCTTGAAAAGCACTGGAACTCGCGGTTTGTCCTCTGGATACGTCGCATGAGTCTGGTCTCGACTAAACGTCCGGAGTGTGCGTGGTGTTCGAGGGGATGTCAGGCGTAACGGATGGGGCGCAACGGTGGGAAGAATAGACATTTTGTGTTTTACTTAAATTATATTCGATGGGGTGCTTTTACGTCCTAGTCTGTTTCCTCGATTGCGGGGGATGTGGTGGGAGAGTTACACGAAACGCAACGCGATCACTATATCACGTGGCAGGAGGGATGACATAATAATTGGCCGGTAACCGGCGGCAAAATGGCTGCACCAAGGTTCGAACTTGGGACCCTCTGCGAAATTATACACTTTTTGTAAAGCAGATATCATAACCACTAGACTATACAACCGACAAGAGGGATTGGGAGTGGCAGAACCGAGTGGGAGCAGAAACGAAAACAAGATCGTATTATTAGACGAATGTACAACCCGAGAAAAGCGCATACAAGATTCGGAATGAGATCCAGAACAAACCTGGAGAGTTTGCCTACTTTTTGTTCCTTGTCGGCCGACCAGATCCTCGCTTCTTGGGGTCCTCTTCGACTTTACTTTTCTTGGCAGGAGGAACgctttcttcttcctcttcttcgttTTCGTTCTCATCTTCGCCCTCGCTCTTGGCCTTGGGCATACGACCCCTCTTCGAGACAGGCTCCGACGACTCGGGTTCGCTCTGTACCTTGGATTTGGCACGAGCCGACCTTCGTATGGCCGGTTGGTCTTCTTCGGGCTCGGGTTCTTCTCCTCGTTTAGGCTTGGGTTCTGGTTTCCGTCCCCGCTTTGGTTTATCCTCGACCACCGACTCTGTCGCCTCGACTTTAGACTGTCTTCCCCTTTTCTTAGGCGCGGGCTTTTCTTCTTCcgtttcttcttcttctgcctCTTTTTCCTCAGACTCAGGCTCTTCCTCGActttggctttggctttagacttggacttggcaCCGGACTTTGACCTGGGTCCGGCGTTAGGCTTCGACTTGCCTTTACCGTTTTTCGGTTTCTTCTCGTCCTCTTCCTTGTCGTCGTCGGCCTCGGTCTCTCCTTGAGCTTCTGTTTCTTCTTCGCTCTTTTGGCCGTCTGTTTCCTCGTTCATATCCAGGTCCTCGGAAGCCGACGAAGCCTTGGGAGTTTTTCCCTGAACAGGAACGGGAGGCTGACCCGGAATACGCTATATACCCAAATTAGCCAAATCGTTTGAAAACAGATTAACAAAATATGGGGATGGAGCACGAATAATAAATTCAAAGATAGAATTTGAAAAAGAATGAGAACCAGATGAAGCAAGAATCGAGACTCACCCTAAACGCAAACTTGCAAACCTTCCATCCCTTGGGGTTATTGCCCCGATCCATCCATGCGCGTTCGACGATGTAAAGACCATCGTATCGGTATCTACAAGTCCATCCAATCAGTGTGTGGCCTACGTCTACCGAAATTAAAAACGCATACCCAGATTCGGGGGCGTAGACGCTCTGGAGCTTGAACCCCCTAATGACACGGACAGGCTTCCTTGTCTCGGAAGACACCTTCAAAGCCTTGTTGAAGGAGTGTTCGAAGGACTGATGGGATGATTGAGGAGCCGTGCGGAGCTACTGGATGTGATGAGAGCGCGGACTTTTTGTGGGGAAAAGTGGACGTACGTTCTTTGGGTTTTTGGCTGTCCCTTTGAGATCGCGACCTCCTGAACCGGTGTAGGTACTGTAAATATCTGAGTTGAAAGATTCCAAAGATATAAGGAATTAACATACAAAGCGTCGCCCATATCGATATCATCATCGTATCCTAGAGTCAAAGTCAGATTTGgtgccaaaaaaaaaaaaaagcaagGCAGAGACGTACCTCCACTCAAAGCAACGCTGTACGCCCCCTCAGGACCTCCGGAGATGCCGGCAACAAACGGAGCGTGGATAGCAGCAGCTGAACATTCTGCGCGAGTCTCCCACCACGAACCAATAGACACTCCAGGGATAAGTCCGAATGTTTTCCTGTACACACTATCAACTACTGTTCAACCGGAAAAAAACAAAGCACTTACGGATCATGAACACGGCCAACAAGCTTATTCACTCTAACCTTTCCTTCTTCGTCTTCGCCTTGGTCAGAATCGTCCTCGTTCCACTGTTTATCAGGCCTGGAAACCATCTTGGGCATCTTGGATCGATCAACAATGCCTTCGCCGTCCTTGGCATAGGAAACGACAGGTTTACCCGCATTTCGAGCGCTGCGCCGGGTTCCTTTTCCGTCCCTTTCTAGCGTCTCTTCATCTCCGTCGCCGTCTTCATCCGCTTCGGCTTCGGCTTTGGGCTTTGTGACCTTGGGCTTGGGCGCTTTCTTTGCCTTcggcttgggtttgggtttgggctcgtCGATTCCGAGCACTGCGAATCCGGCGGCCAACCCCGCTGGACAGTCCATCTTCTGGAGCATAAGGTCTTGCAGCAACTTCTGGTTACTGAGCATGTTCTCCCGCCGAATCTTTTCGTACTCCGTCTCATTGTCGACA
Encoded proteins:
- a CDS encoding UNC-50 family protein yields the protein MSILPTVAPHPLRLTSPRTPRTLRTFSRDQTHATYPEDKPRVPVLFKRLFKFSQMARFRVGGLATDLFVRCAAEGNVYFHKQTKNTWARDDPAILWLVSAALCVSAVAWGLVYSLTPFEIVKLALLMVIRDFVLSGALVATIVWGFSNTLLLSPSQSPPTKVEWAYTFDVHTNAFFPVFLILHGLQLVLLPVVSRDGWIWMWMGNSVWVVGLTMYVYVTYLGLNALPFLIRTELLLFPLLPLFAAYAVSLLGFNVARWALQVYFGS
- a CDS encoding E3 ubiquitin-protein ligase UHRF1 codes for the protein MPKASGGVDNETEYEKIRRENMLSNQKLLQDLMLQKMDCPAGLAAGFAVLGIDEPKPKPKPKAKKAPKPKVTKPKAEAEADEDGDGDEETLERDGKGTRRSARNAGKPVVSYAKDGEGIVDRSKMPKMVSRPDKQWNEDDSDQGEDEEGKVRVNKLVGRVHDPKTFGLIPGVSIGSWWETRAECSAAAIHAPFVAGISGGPEGAYSVALSGGYDDDIDMGDAFTYTGSGGRDLKGTAKNPKNLRTAPQSSHQSFEHSFNKALKVSSETRKPVRVIRGFKLQSVYAPESGYRYDGLYIVERAWMDRGNNPKGWKVCKFAFRRIPGQPPVPVQGKTPKASSASEDLDMNEETDGQKSEEETEAQGETEADDDKEEDEKKPKNGKGKSKPNAGPRSKSGAKSKSKAKAKVEEEPESEEKEAEEEETEEEKPAPKKRGRQSKVEATESVVEDKPKRGRKPEPKPKRGEEPEPEEDQPAIRRSARAKSKVQSEPESSEPVSKRGRMPKAKSEGEDENENEEEEEESVPPAKKSKVEEDPKKRGSGRPTRNKK